One Trichomycterus rosablanca isolate fTriRos1 chromosome 12, fTriRos1.hap1, whole genome shotgun sequence DNA window includes the following coding sequences:
- the fhip1b gene encoding FHF complex subunit HOOK-interacting protein 1B, with protein MSWLSRLTPRGTDGRNSRSVAPSSPCTADPETCLIVFENHWRQVSWVLEQKDPAAGGADDLTAVRNHTDQMLCLLADERPAGGDGDPTAVGPILQLVVSENILERLVQWHVRRGLDPESQTALLKLFEMLISQSHQALLQHSAVLQPLLSLLGICVDPQLGCPPNLEASLVLLLNQVCVSMARQPAVLELLFRCGAVQQGPTNLLIFSLLVPFIHRDGVLGQQARDALLLVMATSASNHAVARYITENSYFCPVLATGLSALYSSLPRKIEVRSDDWHALHREDWMGVSSLVLFMNSLEFCNAVVQVAHPLVRCQLLDYLHNGFLVPVMGPALHKSSVDEMIASTAYLDLFLRSITEKALLKTFLRFILLHRHDNDTILDTLLTRISSNSRLCMVSLSLFKTLLSLNCEDVMLQLVLRYLMPCTHVMLSQRRAVRETDLYGKSADKFLSLIPECCRITGASNEREEEPVLRGKVLGSPTSDSPIHPKPNTPSRLTLFIRQQSTANASSTGAPDNTPSSPRGSVSTPLSSSPMHQATDTTESESGYLEYLRDARRGIEFCSWACRDWSAPYDGENPSPNSSPPPPPPPTSNPSLSVVPEHFSLQQPGPKDNQQRAATVAATRAEWSISDRNSDEWDVTISKNCISLTPRSKKRSLLPSSVPLQPSSSTSSLITGAPLGPAEPACPHPYADPHQALCNGTGKADQCLDMPDGGMEVKKVKRDADANGRVVETGLNGGVGTVSTQSSFTLQRERSSVMKQPQVQSAVLPQTQTSPANLQSLSRECNSSEGQRLSQASGQNENSMPNSSSKGLESVESLIEELLEQVPSEPPSRESNGQGISIEMFHQELRELEERVKERRVHTRSFEEFTEDFSTFSPGSNRTDEECPSLEAEQGAGETKPDGPNTATFSPSRPLGQPVAQPYIGPFLTVLFSKLENMMQNSLYVNVLLTGIVFQLACYPQPLLRSFLLNTNMVFQPSVKSLVQVLGSVKNRIEAFAAVHEEFPALLRKARRFLVTRGKLDWTDSPAGVPPLRRYDSMVKSRKPSLGELILRHTNSPTRARHAAQAALAHVRDGGHSLHSALFRGVVAATGTSSLEKQAEALRVKNTVYCAVIFSEFLKELAALAQEHAVAIPFPPSQGTEE; from the exons ATGAGCTGGCTAAGTCGTTTAACTCCCAGGGGTACGGATGGACGGAACAGCCGGAGCGTTGCCCCATCTAGCCCATGCACTGCTGACCCGGAGACATGCCTGATAGTGTTTGAGAACCATTGGAGACAG GTGtcctgggtgttggagcagaAGGACCCGGCGGCTGGTGGAGCTGATGATCTTACAGCTGTAAGGAATCACACGGATCAGATGCTGTGTCTGCTGGCAGATGAAAGACCAGCAGGGGGCGACGGTGATCCAACAG CTGTCGGCCCCATTCTGCAACTGGTGGTGTCTGAAAACATCCTGGAGCGACTGGTGCAGTGGCATGTGCGTCGTGGTCTGGACCCTGAGAGCCAAACTGCTTTGCTAAAGCTTTTTGAGATGCTGATTAGCCAATCCCATCAGGCTCTGCTTCAGCATAGTGCTGTGCTGCAGCCTCTGCTAAGCCTGTTGGGAATTTGCGTCGACCCTCAGCTCGGCTGCCCACCCAACTTGGAGGCCAGCCTAGTTCTTCTGCTTAACCAG GTGTGTGTATCCATGGCAAGGCAGCCTGCAGTGTTGGAACTGCTGTTTAGATGTGGGGCGGTGCAACAAGGTCCCACCAATCTTCTAATCTTCTCTTTACTGGTACCGTTCATTCACCGAGATGGAGTTCTGGGCCAACAAGCCCGCGATGCCTTGCTGTTGGTCATGGCTACTTCTGCCAGCAACCATGCCGTGGCCCGCTACATCACTGAGAACTCCTACTTCTGTCCG GTGCTGGCGACTGGTCTGAGTGCTCTCTACTCCTCCCTGCCACGGAAGATTGAAGTGCGCAGTGATGACTGGCATGCTCTTCATAGGGAAGACTGGATGGGCGTTTCCTCTTTGGTGCTTTTTATGAACAGTTTAGAGTTCTGTAACGCTGTGGTTCAAGTTGCACACCCACTCGTCCGCTGCCAGCTTCTTGACTACCTCCATAATGGCTTTCTGGTGCCAGTCATGGGTCCAGCCCTGCACAAG TCATCTGTTGATGAGATGATAGCAAGCACGGCCTATCTTGACTTGTTTCTGAGAAGCATCACAGAGAAAGCCCTCCTCAAGACTTTCCTCCGTTTCATACTCCTGCATCGACATGACAATGACACAATCCTCGATACGCTGCTCACACGCATCAGCAGCAACTCACGG CTGTGCATggtctctctcagtctcttcaAGACTTTGCTCTCCCTCAACTGTGAAGATGTCATGCTCCAGCTTGTTCTCAG GTATTTGATGCCCTGCACGCATGTAATGCTGAGTCAGCGGCGGGCTGTACGAGAGACTGACCTCTATGGCAAATCGGCTGATAAGTTCCTGTCACTTATACCAGAGTGCTGTCGAATCACGGGAGCCAGTAATGAGAGGGAAGAGGAACCCGTCCTCCGGGGCAAGG TGTTGGGAAGCCCCACTTCAGACTCTCCTATTCACCCTAAGCCCAACACTCCATCCCGCTTGACGCTCTTCATTCGTCAGCAAAGCACAGCCAATGCGTCCTCCACTGGTGCTCCTGACAACACTCCCTCTTCTCCCCGTGGCAGCGTTTCCACACCATTATCCAGTAGTCCAATGCACCAGGCTACAGATACAACTGAATCTGAGTCTGGCTACCTGGAGTATCTTCGAGATGCCCGCAGGGGAATTGAATTCTGCTCGTGGGCCTGTCGGGACTGGTCAGCCCCTTATGATGGTGAAAACCCATCTCCCAACTCATCACCACCTCCACCACCACCTCCTACATCGAACCCATCGCTCAGTGTGGTGCCTGAGCACTTCTCCTTGCAGCAGCCTGGGCCTAAAGACAACCAGCAGAGGGCAGCCACCGTGGCAGCAACACGAGCAGAATGGAGTATCTCAGATAGGAATAGTGACGAGTGGGACGTCACGATCAGCAAGAACTGCATCAGCCTCACACCTCGCAGTAAGAAACGTAGCCTACTGCCTAGTTCAGTTCCTCTGCAGCCTTCCTCATCAACCTCATCATTGATCACAGGGGCCCCTTTAGGACCTGCAGAACCTGCATGTCCGCACCCCTATGCAGACCCACATCAAGCACTTTGTAACGGCACTGGGAAGGCAGATCAGTGCTTAGACATGCCAGATGGAGGGATGGAGGTGAAAAAGGTGAAAAGAGATGCCGATGCCAATGGGCGAGTTGTGGAAACTGGTTTAAATGGAGGGGTAGGTACAGTCTCTACTCAATCAAGTTTCACCTTGCAAAGAGAGCGCAGTTCAGTGATGAAACAACCTCAGGTACAATCCGCTGTGCTTCCACAGACACAAACAAGCCCTGCTAACCTGCAGTCCTTGTCTCGAGAATGTAACTCAAGTGAGGGTCAAAGATTGTCTCAAGCCTCAGGCCAAAATGAAAATTCAATGCCAAATTCTAGTAGCAAGGGACTGGAGTCAGTTGAAAGTCTGATTGAGGAACTTTTGGAACAGGTGCCCTCTGAACCTCCGTCTAGAGAATCTAATGGCCAGGGCATCAGCATTGAAATGTTTCACCAGGAGCTGAGAGAACTAGAAGAGAGAGTAAAAGAAAGACGGGTTCACACACGAAGCTTTGAGGAGTTCACTGAAGATTTTTCAACTTTTTCCCCTGGTTCAAACCGGACAGATGAGGAGTGTCCATCTTTAGAGGCCGAGCAGGGAGCTGGAGAAACAAAGCCTGACGGCCCTAACACAGCAACGTTTAGTCCATCGCGACCCCTAGGACAACCTGTTGCACAACCATACATAG GTCCTTTTCTGACCGTGCTCTTTTCAAAGCTGGAGAACATGATGCAGAATTCTTTGTACGTGAACGTTCTGCTGACTGGCATCGTTTTCCAGCTTGCCTGTTACCCACAGCCTCTCCTCCGCTCCTTTCTTCTTAACACAAATATGGTGTTCCAGCCCAGTGTTAAGTCTCTCGTACAG GTGCTTGGTTCTGTCAAGAATCGAATTGAGGCATTTGCTGCAGTGCACGAGGAATTTCCCGCCTTGCTGAGAAAGGCTCGCCGCTTTCTTGTGACGCGAGGCAAACTAGACTGGACTGATTCACCCGCGGGAGTGCCCCCTCTTCGCCGATATGACTCAATGG TGAAGAGTCGGAAGCCGTCTCTGGGCGAGCTTATCCTGAGGCACACTAACAGCCCGACACGAGCGCGACATGCAGCTCAGGCAGCTCTGGCACACGTGAGGGACGGTGGGCATTCTCTGCACAGCGCTCTATTCCGTGGCGTGGTGGCTGCAACAGGAACATCCAGTCTGGAGAAGCAGGCTGAAGCACTGCGGGTGAAGAACACTGTTTACTGTGCAGTTATCTTCTCAGAGTTTCTCAAGGAGCTGGCAGCCCTGGCACAGGAGCATGCAGTGGCTATTCCCTTCCCACCCAGCCAGGGCACTGAGGAATGA